The following is a genomic window from Euwallacea similis isolate ESF13 chromosome 29, ESF131.1, whole genome shotgun sequence.
TGGTTACCCTAAAAACTACAGAATCGGtttaatggagaaaattttatgagaaactCACATgtggtttaaaaattgcttttggaaaaaatttagtttttgaaatgtttataatAGTATATTCTATACGAAGGTGAAAAAAGTTTCCTTGTACGTACTGTAAAaccaaaatttataattttaaattttgtttaaaaataaatgactaATTCTttccaattaattaaattctactaaatagaaataaatactaaatatagTAGAATATAGAATATAGAATatagtaaaaaatacaaaaaaaatagaaataataacataaataaaattgaattaaaaaaataaaatgaaatcaataatttttgaataattattaacaaaaattaaggGGGCTTTTGGGTAATTGCACTGACTGATTTTCCTGTGCATTGTGAAGTGATTGACTGATCAgtcaattgaaaatttcaagtttcttAAAACAGTGGTAGCTTTACTACTGCCAACTTGGGAAATACATACTGCATACATCAACGCGAGTGGGAATTGTAGCTGGTTGGGCTAATGATCACTTATGCATTGTTTTGGCTAAAGGAATAGTTGTAAAGTAAATTGggaacattttctttttccaataaatttcaaatcgaGTTATCACCGGGACAGAAAAACCACCAAATGAAACAACACGGAAGTCTCCACTGAcactgatatttttattctccAGGGACAGTCCCGTTTCGGCGCAGGTTACAAAATGAATCCCGAGGTTTTAGAGGGTAGGTGTTTTagtgaatcccacactatccAGCTGTCAGAAAACCAGCCTAgatgtcttttgaagattttcctcacgaaaaaatgtaataaaaaaagataaaggACCAAAATTTATAGGAACTTGTCATGTATATTCAACAACATGGTCATTGGTCTTagattttggattttaatttacatattcATATAATAGTGTGGTGCGCAAAGGATTGCCATACCACACACATACGGATTTGGCGTTCGTTGAACTTCAAACATTTACACAATACACATCACACACTTGGATTTGACGCTTGTTAACCCTATACGTACACATTACGTAGTGTTTGCAATGAAACTTGGTTGAACAGAAGATTAATTcacaaattgttttaaatttcctaaaattatCGTACTGTCTATCTATATTATCGTACCTTGTGGACTGACATTTGTAGCGTAAATTCTTGGTTAAATAAAACTGCATTTTGGTAGGTATTTCTTAATAGActataataacattttttttctaacagCATTGGCAAACCAAAATATTACCATAGGAATAAATAACGAGAACCATATTTTGCCGGTGGCTTTTCAACGTCCTCAGGTAGAGCGGGAGTGGCATCAGGATATACAGCTGGACCTTCTTTTTGTGGCTTTGCTCGACTAGTTGTGTGCACGTGCACTTTATTAAAGTAGTCGTATGGTGGTCGGTCTATACCAAGATTATCCTTCACGCATTTGTCAAAAACTGCTTGAGTTTTTCTACATctaaaaagtaaagaaataaaataaatttcaagtatCTATCACAAATTGTTCGTCCGATTAAGTTTGccgcaattttttctttggacATTTTTGGAGAGCTATAAAGTCTGTCCCAAATCATAACCTTTGTGGTTGTTTGCCAAGCCTTAGTATTGGACggattattgtttttatgacAACTAGGATGATGTTATTACTAACTTAAACCATTCAATGCAACATGTTTTactgtttcttttttcaaattaactagGAAAAATTACTTGATAGGGCTATTAATAATGATGGTTTAGGTAGTGTTTTTTTAGCAGACATTACTGATGGCCTTAtgaaagaaatgtttaataaaaaccttATTGCAACTGTTAAGTTACTGATTTGAATAAGCATTAGCAAATATACAATACTTTAAATGATACTCTAATATAAAGTAtgctttaaatgaaaaagatgGCCAATCTGTGAAATCTTTTAACATTCAACTATATATGTTGTCTAACAAAAGtgatatattataaaatgccCTTTTTACATTATATGTTTACATTGTTTAAATGAATCAGTTATTGCAAACAATTTAATAAGGTGACATATATTTTGTCGCTATTCTGTACCATTAAGCATACaaactataaaatttcatgacATAAGTAGAACTTAAATTTGCTCAAGTGGAATTACTCATTATCATGaagaatcaaatttttttaaataaaatgctttatttccaataaacaATCAGGTAAAGATTGAGTATGCCAGTTataactatttttcattttatctagTTTCtccaaaaaagattttatgtTTTCTGGAGAAGATTATGCTGTAATAATCAATGACCAGATGACCAATGACAAGATGATCTGAACTAACTGGTGGTTTCATTCTTATATTTCTAGACATAAGATGCTGTGATGGAATGTCTAGCACCTCATGAAGTGTTTCTATGTTGCAGCAGTCCAATGTAAGGATTTTAATTACTATATTTAGACTTACgggaaaaaaaaatatgtttatgaGATATTAGGCATCATTCATCTAGTCCACATTATCCACAAAGCAACAGTTTGGCTGAGAGGACTGTATATACATGTAAGATATTTGATTGCTGATCACATGGGGTTAGACAAAACCTTTCAGACTTTGAATATAGCCAAGTCCTACAAGGGATATTGATCTTTCTGATAGGAACTACTGGATCCATGAGAAAGGTCTGAGAACaaacaaaacagaaaaacTACAGTTCCTAAAAGTTGAGAATGGGTATTTAACTTGCATGATTATAACTCtatgatataaaaattcaggaaTTACACTCAGAAAATGTTGTAGATCCCTTGCCTATGTTTATAATAACATGTGATAAGAATCAAGTACTGAATCAAGAAACAGATCTATGAAGTGTTTGTGCTGACCCCTAGAAACATTTCCATCTAAGCTGAATAATATACAGTTCTTAAATGTAAgtactttttcaattatcattCAGCATTTGCAGATGTGATGCAAAAATGTGAACCTTCATTTTTGATGCCAGAACTTTCTTTACAAATAAGCACACAAGGGATATTCTTATTTTCACACTTTCCCAGTCCAGAATCTGTGTGCTAAgtcatgaaaaattttaacaataaagcAAGTTTATTCCTTGATTTCACTAAACTGAAGATATATTTTCTAAGCACTTTTGATCCTTCTATAACTTTATGGCCCaaactaatttaaatcaataacATAACACAGGTGATAATACTGCagcaaaaacttaaaactatGTTATCAACATTCCTGCCACTAGTTGAAAAAGGCAGCTGGATCTAACCTGTATTAGATTATTTTCTGTATAgctgatttgaaaaaaaaaacagttaaatataCTGTAATAAGTTCCTATAGCTTATGAgctcatgttaaaaaaatactctgCATGTATGTTCTACAGTATGTATATGAcatgtattattttcttaGTGCATTTCAATGATTTATGAGTATGAGcagaatttaattataatttggtGCAGTACGCAAACTGACCTAAAAAGGCATAACATTCCACCCAGCAGAATTGGATTacacaataacaaaaaagacaGGGGAGGGGTGAAGCTAAATCCCCACATATCCCCGGATTTGCTGCTACATGTTGgtaaataatataatgaaaatatccTTACGGAATAAATTTTTGGTCTGGGCTTGACTTGTCAAGGCAATTAGCATATTGTGTAAACTCATCTGCACAGGATCTTCTTATTtgtcgaaaaaaattcaatgtgCAACTGGTAACAGACTTTCCTTCATTTATACATTTTCGTGGATCATTTAGTTCTCGACGACACAAAACGAACTCCTAAAAAGAGTTGTTACATGATTTTGATTATGTAAGATTTTGAGCCTTACATTATTCTCATATTCGCAAACTTTTCCCAAATGGAAAGCTCCAGCTTTCAATGCAGGACCAGATATATTGACTTCTTGGACAGTCAATTCCTCATCTGTGGGCAATGTTGTTTCATCAGAAATGGTCATtgtgggataatttttttacactttaGAACAAACAAACAGTAAACTTCcagattttttcataattgaaCTCGAACTTCACTTCAAGTTGAAAGACTGTCTATTTGACATTTGACATTAGAGTGTTGGGGAGTGTTAATATTGATGCCCTGTCGAACTTCCAGGAGCTCGAACGTGTGAGAATGAGATTAAAACTTGTTGATCAATCGTTGGTTctgtagaattttttattgaatcaGAATTgtgcaaaatgaaaaataggttCATATCATTTTAGctcaataaaaatgaatcacttcttttttgaaaaaattacttctttgataCTGTAATGCTCGATTCTTTACAAGAAATTgcggatttttaaaaaaattattttttatataaatatctgTAGTATCTACAAGCTTTCGGAACCGTGGAGTGAATTGGAGTGCTGGGTAgggtaaaataaatcaaaaacatatttggataatgaataaatcatgTAATGAAAGTAGCCTAACCTAACCGTAACCAAACCCACCAAATCCTAAACTAACCGAACCAAGCTAATCtacccaaataaaaataaactatcataattgaaaaaatattaaaatacatattgaataatgattaaaaataattttttaattttttattattttcatttgcgCAAGAATGGTTTGGTTGGATTAGTTTAAGGTTTGGTAGGTTTTGTTACGGTTGCATTAGGTTAGTTTCATTAcatgatttattcattattcaaccatgtttttgatttattttactcCACCCAGCAGTCCAATTCACTCCACGGTCCCAAAAGCTTGCAGATACTGCAGatacttatatgaaaaataataaaaaaaaagaaaaatccgcAATTTCTTGCAAAGAATCACGCATTAcaatatcaaataaatcattttttcaaaaaagaaatgattcatttttgttgGGCTAAAGTGTTATGGATTCTGGAAAACTTATATAATAATAGATTTTCaccaacttaattttttcaatactgGGATTAACTTATATGTACGTTAACGTAGCCGCTATTAACAGATTACAAAAATGGTTTTCATTCGCCGACGCGTTCCTGGATGATTACGACTAggataaagaaaaattgatcaCGTGGTTTCAACAAACCGATCAAAATACAGACTGAATCaatcattttcatatttttgtattaaccCAAATAACtacttttttttggaaaaacaacgGTAAGCCTATGATAATCAAAAAACGAGTAGAACATATTCctgataaaatttgatatatttcatTTGGAAAAACCTAGTGTATATGCGTAGCGTTATTATCTGATATCTAGTATATCTCAGTTGTCACACAACATTAACCGAAGTAGCGTTCTGGCGGGTCTTGAACACTCCTAACACATCGGTCGAACTTCACCAAGTTCGTTTTATCGAATAACCTCAATTGTtattcaattagaaatttcaaatttaaatttgttttgtttagtGTGACGTTTTTGTTGTGTCGTAGAAAAGTTAAATATATTGTAAATTGGTGTTTGTTTCTTATTCTGagtgattttttattagttcTGATTGTATCAGAAAAAATAAGGAATCAGGTAAGCATTTGATATTTACTGCGATATATTGAAAGCAAAGCTTTAAGTATGGTCATTGGTCTGAAGACTCCTCCACAAAACCTACAAAGGGCCCCTGCGTTCTCTCATATATTTGCAGAAGTTCTGACGTATACAGATATCGTATTgccaaaattaataacaagcCTCTGTGCAGTGGAACtagattttaaatatgagAAATGTATTGGAACAAAATCAACGCTATGTTGCTCCATTGGTTGCTTTTGTGTAGTCAAgtctatattttttatttcttcttgaatttctttaactGCCAGCTAAAGTTTGAAGGGTAAACGTCCTGACAAAGGTCCTTACCTTTGATTTGCACTCTCACAAGTTAGTAACTACTTCACTAACTAGTTAGGTTCAGTCTTTTTGTAAATACAAAAGAATTGTCATGAAACTTCACTAAAGTATGGGTTTCACTACTTATATTCTGTTCTTTATTCTGAAGGTGTCTATATTAGAAACGGTGCAGATAGTGATTTTTAAGGTTAATTGAGTATGACATATACCCAGACATTACACTTTCGACTTTATAATATTATGCTATACACTATACTATTAGgtgtataaattaaatctcGCACTTTAGATAGAATTGATTGAAACACCTATCTGaacttataaattttttaaattatatagtgcattttgaagtgctGTTTGTGAGCTGTCAAACtacttaatttgattaatcTAACAGcaaagaacaaaataaaatgtcatCTGACAGTCAACATTTTTTGGTACTgtcttcttttcatttttaaactttaaaattatgttccaATCAACCAAAAAAAAGCTAATGATGAAGAGTTAGAAAACTTACTCAATGAAAATCCCttctaaacataaaaaaagctTGCTAATGCACTAGGAATGATTCAATAATCTATTTCgatatgtttgaaaaaattaggaaGGATACAAAAGGAAGATCTCTATGGGGTCCCCTGTGATCTTAGgccagaaaacaaaaattggtGCTGTGAAATTGCAATGTGTCTACTAACATGATTGAGAAAAAAGACTTTTTAAGTCAAATTAttactggagatgaaaaatggatattGTATGATAATCCTAAGAGACAAACGTTGTGGGTTCATCCAGGAAAGCCATAAGCAAACACTGCAAAACCAAACATCCacggaaaaaaattcttattgagtatttggtgggatttcAAAGGTATAATTGATTATGATACACTTAAACCAAGAGAAACTATTATTGTTAAGCGTTATCAAGACCAACTAATAAAATTGAGTAGTgctattgagaaaaaaagatCTTTTAATGGTAGTGGAACATGACAAGTAATTTTGCTGTATGAAAACGCGTGATCACTTATAGCAAAAGACACCCTTTACATTATCTTCACGTTGGGCTGGGAAGTTCTCCCTCATGCGGCGTATTCACCAGATTTTGCCCCTTCTCATTATTACCTTTTTCAAGCATTACAACATTACCTGATTGATAAACACTTTCAATCTCTCGAAGAAGTCCACCAAATGATAgatgttatttaattaaaatccatatttttcttttgagatGAGATCCGAAAATTACCTGAtagatgaaaaaaatgtatcgaAAGTgagaacaattatttcaatgattaaattgttattatttttttataaataaaagtctaaattgttaaaaaaaggctgtgaattaatttatatacCTGATACTTAGGCAaagtaatcatttttttcactcAGTGGAAAGTGTGAAATATGTTTCGGAATAATAATTTGAGTAATAATGGCCAATTAATCAAACAAATATACTGggtgacattttaaaaacttacaatGGCTATATCCCAGGAATGAataaagattgaaaaaattctatgaaacCGCTCCCATAATTAGAAGGGGGAACCAAAATTATGTACTTACTAACCTATCTCCATCTACCCTCTAACTCCCAGCCATCctaactttgtaattttaaatggcaaccCCTCATTTGTAATGGCCCATTTTAAAGCTCTTAGCTCTCAGGCTCAGCATTATTTGATTGATCATGAACCAAAATGTTTACCTTGACACCTTAAAACAAAATCTTGAGCagtgttaaaaaattagaaatgaaGAATTGTTTTGCTTTTAACCAAGATAATGATTACAAACATAAAATCACTGAAGTTAAAACCTCGCTGTTACATAACTGCCTTAAAGCTATGGAAACAACTCCACAAAACCCTGACCCTAATGTTATTAAGCACTTATGATACCACTTAAAAGTTGCCATTAGGAATCGTAACATTTCTAACATTGATCAATTAAAACTGGCTTTTTTGGAAAAGTgggcaaaaattaaatctggaTTTTATCAAAAGTTAATTGAATCTATACCACGCCGTTTAGAAGATGCAATTGGTAATAAGGGACTGTCAACCAAAtactaattcaaatttattgaaatttctgtttttgtttCACATTAGTGTGTGAGTTTAAGTTTCACTACCAAACATAAagatatttaactttttctcaTAAAGTAACGACTGTCTCATAAAAAACAGGCGAAGTTATACctcagttatttatgaacgaattttgatgaaataaaaaccaaataaaattatattgttcaGGTTACTAAATATTGTcaaagtcaattttttttaactgaaattctTCTGCTTTAAGACTCTACTTCAGGATTTTAAGTAGAACTCCTTATttcttttacattatttaattttgaatttcatgaTGTATGGCAAGTTAATgttgaaacaattttaaactgaaaagaattgaaaattttgaacaatatgaGTTATACAGACAGTCATTGGGCCATCTGTGTTATCCTATGGTCATCTGCATTTTATCTTATCTTATTCCATTGTATTATCTTGTGCAAAGATGCCTGATGCCATGGACAAGTGGTGTTCATTAGAACTCAGCAAGAAGGAACATAAAATCGCCGACTGGTTCTTCGGACCTTTCTCCACTGGATTTTTGGCTATGGGGCTGTATTAAAGATAAAGTTTATGTTACCCGGCAAaagaattttgatattttatgacAAAGAATTATTAATGCTTGTCAGGAAATCGCACTAAATGTTATCATAAATGCTATGCATGGTGTAATAAGAAGATGTCATTTATGTATATAACATGGTTGTAGTCAATTTGGGCAATAtcaatagaaataatattttatgaaaactaCAAAGAAAGACGTTGTTAAATGCAGAAGAAAAATTCTACTTGTAATATTCAAGGCAATATATTAGTactcaagaaaattttatttttcaatttttttcagttaaaaatgattttaacattaacttgtcatacattattaaatttagaaaaatattttgtatcaaaaaaatataaaaaaagtacggagttctattttaaattctgaaattggCAGCTGAACCAGAAGTTGAGTTTAGAAAAATCAACTTTGACGTTATTTAGTAGTCTCaacaatatcattttatttgatttttagttaATCAAAATCTGTTCGTAAATAACTGAGTTATAACTTCACTCATTTTTTATGAGACTGGCTGTATATTCCCaagcatttttccttttaagaacttttctgtttttggCCGTTGTTCACGAAATAtacacagaaaaattaaaataattatttaactaacAGAAAACAATTAtagacattaaaaaattttaaggtgtACGAGATTCAATTTGATATACTGAATTTTGTCAATACCAAATAGTTCGCAATGATCGCATAGAAgttatgataaaaaaacatttcaatttccACAATTGTAATTTCTAAACCGTTAAAGTAGTTAAAGTAGAGCGGAACGTACTCTACATCGTTAATcttaactttattttcaagatCTGTCTAATGATCTATTCTTAATGTGACatgtttgaagatttttcaagttttttggGTCTTTCAAACTCGATATTTAAATACGTCTTAGAAAGAATgagaaatttgttttgatcGAATTTTGACCACTTGGAAGATAGAACCATGAAAAGT
Proteins encoded in this region:
- the ND-19 gene encoding NADH dehydrogenase [ubiquinone] 1 alpha subcomplex subunit 8; translation: MTISDETTLPTDEELTVQEVNISGPALKAGAFHLGKVCEYENNEFVLCRRELNDPRKCINEGKSVTSCTLNFFRQIRRSCADEFTQYANCLDKSSPDQKFIPCRKTQAVFDKCVKDNLGIDRPPYDYFNKVHVHTTSRAKPQKEGPAVYPDATPALPEDVEKPPAKYGSRYLFLW